A stretch of the Xiphias gladius isolate SHS-SW01 ecotype Sanya breed wild chromosome 21, ASM1685928v1, whole genome shotgun sequence genome encodes the following:
- the c21h6orf89 gene encoding bombesin receptor-activated protein C6orf89 homolog: MGTTMSEPCIYDKLSESIDILRQSGYRYGMSEREIERFIKQVLETNEPRREPPQFPILRATIKFVVAVGFLLVVVLAFTYPQSAPQLGLVNLGCYNWSSPLSHVRLLSLPIAKKYNLQGFHEWWSAGSPRQSLVNCSGCAEISSVLEVPESLRGSVNLRRGPQLVLLKGGESLSVQRQQLEELYLAHSGSMSILLEDGDGLQTHNHGLPQGPANFTLLWRFSSGTREKVLRWLFPKAELCPLLDSAGTILQRCLVTHSTNSQSKGVGVLGWLVVGEGLPTVRVLPVQRCQKHCSSFNLWLTTGDMVYADPRFWQMELFPGRGQNIICDGSAF, encoded by the exons ATGGGAACGACAATGAGTGAGCCGTGTATCTATGACAAACTGTCCGAGAGCATCGACATCCTCCGCCAGTCGGGCTACCGCTACGGCATGTCGGAGAGGGAGATCGAGAGGTTCATCAAGCAGGTCCTGGAGACCAATGAGCCCAGGAGAGAGCCTCCCCAGTTCCCCATCCTGAGGGCCACCATCAAG TTTGTGGTGGCAGTGGGCTTCCTGCTGGTGGTGGTACTGGCCTTCACTTATCCCCAGAGTGCCCCCCAGCTGGGTCTGGTCAACCTGGGCTGTTACAACTGGTCCTCCCCCCTCAGCCATGTCCGCCTGCTGTCCCTGCCCATCGCCAAGAAGTACAACCTGCAAG GTTTCCATGAATGGTGGAGCGCCGGCTCTCCCAGGCAGAGTCTGGTCAACTGTTCGGGCTGTGCAGAGATCTCTTCGGTGCTGGAAGTCCCAGAGAGCCTTAGAGGGAGTGTGAATTTGCGACGTGGGCCACAGCTCGTCCTGCTGAAG GGTGGGGAGTCCCTCAGTGTCCAGCGGCAGCAGCTTGAGGAGCTCTACTTGGCCCATTCAGGGTCCATGTCCATTCTGCTGGAAGACGGTGACGGTCTGCAGACCCACAACCACGGCCTCCCTCAAGGACCCGCCAATTTCACCCTCCTCTG GAGGTTCAGCTCTGGGACCAGGGAGAAGGTGTTGAGGTGGCTCTTCCCAAAGGCTGAGCTCTGCCCCCTACTGGACAGTGCTGGGACCATCCTGCAGCGCTGCCTGGTCACCCACAGCACTAACTCCCAGAGCAAG GGTGTCGGGGTGTTGGGCTGGCTGGTGGTGGGCGAGGGGCTGCCAACAGTTCGAGTTCTGCCCGTCCAACGCTGTCAGAAACACTGCAGCTCCTTCAACCTGTGGCTGACGACTGGAGACATGG TGTACGCTGATCCTCGGTTCTGGCAGATGGAGCTGTTCCCCGGCCGAGGCCAGAACATCATCTGTGACGGATCGGCCTTTTAA